A DNA window from Pseudomonas tohonis contains the following coding sequences:
- a CDS encoding response regulator, with product MNATASIDERSFRRILSRNVALPIGIGVLGAALFIALIGYLLYVLSWVEHTDMVMGKANEGFRYTLERESSLRGYLIAGDDEFLDPFEEATPRLESRMEELAELVGDNPVQLEKVRRIEAMQERWGAFAQEMIERRRANQDVTTAIREKRGKQLVDGIRRTFADFIATEQQLRHERNERASNTAIFTVVAYLLFSLGFSGLLAFIGRRELLGLSRTYGATLERQLADNQKLQQQAWLREGQSRLAEAIIGQQSSSSIGRAVLDFLAQYLGMVVGALYVRQENGELRRVADYGFSPEEQAREQAFADGAGMVGQVAVERRSRVLEGLAPGYLKVNSGLGSDDPLAVMLAPTATEGSVNGIVELGFLRPLDERDQAFLDAIGGSLGASIEAARYRQRLHDVLTETQQLNEELQVQQEELRTANEELEDQSRLIRESQASLETQQAELEQTNEQLNEKTLRLVEQRDTLDERNHALDRARKELEQRAEELERASRYKSEFLANMSHELRTPLNSSLILSKLLAENRKGNLDGQQVKYAELIYSSGTDLLKLINDILDIAKVEAGRLEIRPEQTELARMVENLENLFRPQATEKQLEFQVQVDAAAPRQFFSDSQRVEQILKNLLSNAFKFTHEGSVRLRVRPAEGGIAFEVADTGIGISQEQQNFIFEAFRQADGTTNRRFGGTGLGLSISRNLAQMLGGSIVLRSEPGQGSLFTLWLPESYQAEEAAPEPVEPAPLPEPTPAPDEEQPEVPAFPDDRGLADQGGRCVLVIEDEPKFAQILYDLAHELGYRCLVAQSAGEGLRLAGAHGPDAILLDMRLPDDSGLSVLQRLKDDPHTRHIPVHVVSTDDRTEPALHLGAIGYAQKPTTRELLVDVFSRLEAKLTQKVKRVLVVEGDASQRDGITRLVGDEDIQVVAAERGEEALARLRETQFDCMIIDLKLPDMHGNELLKRMAAEDLGTFPPVIVYSSRNLTRDEEEDLLKHSRSIIIKGARSPERLLDEVTLFLHKVESSLSSERQRMLQTARNRDKVFEKRKVLVVDDDVRNIFALISALDEKGTQVVTARNGQEAIDKLEENPDIDLVLMDVMMPVMDGYEATRRIRQEPRWARLPIIAVTAKAMKDDQEQCMKAGASDYLAKPIDLERLFSLIRVWLPQLERF from the coding sequence ATGAACGCCACCGCCAGCATCGACGAAAGAAGTTTCCGCCGCATCCTCTCCCGCAATGTGGCCCTGCCGATCGGCATCGGCGTGCTCGGCGCCGCGCTGTTCATCGCCCTGATCGGCTACCTGCTGTACGTGCTGAGCTGGGTCGAGCACACCGATATGGTCATGGGCAAGGCCAACGAGGGCTTTCGCTACACGCTGGAGCGTGAGTCGAGCCTGCGCGGTTACCTGATCGCCGGGGATGACGAGTTCCTCGACCCCTTCGAAGAGGCCACGCCGCGCCTGGAGTCGCGGATGGAGGAGCTGGCCGAGCTGGTCGGGGACAACCCCGTCCAGCTGGAGAAGGTGCGCCGCATCGAAGCCATGCAGGAGCGCTGGGGCGCCTTCGCCCAGGAGATGATCGAGCGCCGCCGTGCCAACCAGGACGTCACCACCGCCATCCGCGAGAAGCGTGGCAAGCAGTTGGTGGACGGCATCCGCCGGACCTTCGCCGATTTCATTGCCACCGAGCAGCAACTGCGCCACGAGCGCAACGAGCGGGCGAGCAACACCGCCATCTTCACCGTCGTCGCCTACCTGCTGTTCAGCTTGGGCTTCAGCGGCTTGCTGGCGTTCATCGGACGGCGCGAGCTGCTGGGCCTTTCCCGTACCTATGGCGCCACGCTGGAACGCCAGCTCGCCGACAACCAGAAACTGCAGCAGCAGGCCTGGCTGCGCGAAGGGCAGTCGCGCCTGGCCGAAGCCATCATCGGCCAGCAGTCGTCCTCCAGCATCGGGCGGGCGGTGCTGGATTTCCTCGCCCAGTACCTGGGCATGGTGGTAGGGGCGCTCTACGTACGCCAGGAGAACGGCGAGCTGCGCCGCGTGGCGGACTACGGCTTCTCTCCCGAGGAGCAGGCCCGCGAGCAGGCCTTCGCCGATGGCGCGGGGATGGTCGGGCAGGTGGCGGTGGAGCGCCGTTCCCGGGTGCTGGAGGGCCTGGCGCCAGGCTACCTCAAGGTCAACTCCGGGCTGGGCAGCGACGACCCGCTCGCGGTGATGCTCGCGCCCACGGCCACCGAAGGCAGCGTCAACGGCATCGTCGAGCTGGGCTTCCTGCGGCCGCTGGATGAGCGTGACCAGGCCTTCCTCGATGCCATCGGCGGCAGCCTCGGGGCTTCCATCGAGGCGGCGCGTTATCGCCAGCGCCTGCACGATGTGCTCACCGAGACCCAGCAGCTCAACGAGGAGCTGCAGGTGCAGCAGGAGGAGCTGCGCACCGCCAACGAGGAGCTGGAGGACCAGTCGCGGCTGATCCGCGAATCCCAGGCCAGCCTGGAGACGCAGCAGGCCGAGCTGGAGCAGACCAACGAGCAGCTCAACGAGAAGACCCTGCGCCTGGTGGAGCAGCGCGACACGCTGGACGAGCGCAACCATGCCCTCGACCGCGCTCGCAAGGAGCTGGAACAGCGCGCCGAGGAACTGGAGCGGGCCAGCCGCTACAAGTCCGAGTTCCTCGCCAACATGTCCCATGAGCTGCGCACGCCGCTGAACAGTTCGCTGATCCTCTCCAAGCTGCTGGCGGAGAACCGCAAGGGCAACCTCGACGGGCAGCAGGTGAAATATGCCGAGCTGATCTACTCCTCCGGCACCGACCTGCTGAAGCTGATCAACGACATCCTCGACATCGCCAAGGTCGAGGCCGGGCGCCTGGAGATACGCCCGGAACAGACCGAGCTGGCGCGCATGGTGGAGAACCTGGAGAACCTCTTCCGGCCGCAGGCGACGGAGAAGCAGCTGGAGTTCCAGGTGCAGGTGGATGCCGCCGCGCCCCGGCAGTTCTTCAGCGACAGCCAGCGGGTGGAGCAGATCCTCAAGAACCTGCTCTCCAACGCCTTCAAGTTCACCCACGAGGGCAGCGTGCGCCTGCGCGTGCGCCCGGCGGAGGGCGGCATCGCCTTCGAAGTCGCCGACACCGGCATCGGCATCAGCCAGGAACAGCAGAACTTCATCTTCGAGGCCTTCCGCCAGGCCGACGGCACCACCAACCGGCGCTTCGGCGGCACCGGCCTGGGCCTGTCGATCTCGCGCAACCTGGCGCAGATGCTCGGTGGCAGCATCGTGCTGCGCAGCGAGCCGGGGCAGGGCAGCCTGTTCACCCTGTGGTTGCCGGAGAGCTACCAGGCCGAGGAGGCGGCACCGGAGCCCGTCGAACCCGCCCCCTTGCCCGAGCCGACGCCGGCCCCGGACGAGGAGCAGCCGGAGGTGCCGGCCTTCCCCGACGACCGCGGCCTGGCCGACCAGGGCGGGCGCTGCGTGCTGGTGATCGAGGACGAACCCAAGTTCGCGCAGATCCTCTACGACCTGGCCCACGAACTCGGCTACCGCTGCCTGGTGGCGCAGAGTGCCGGGGAGGGCCTGCGCCTGGCCGGCGCGCACGGGCCGGATGCCATCCTCCTCGACATGCGCCTGCCGGACGACTCCGGCCTCTCGGTGCTGCAACGGCTCAAGGACGATCCGCACACCCGCCACATCCCCGTGCACGTCGTCTCCACCGACGACCGCACCGAGCCCGCGCTGCACCTGGGCGCCATCGGCTATGCGCAGAAGCCCACCACGCGTGAGCTGCTGGTGGACGTCTTCTCGCGCCTGGAGGCCAAGCTCACGCAGAAGGTCAAGCGCGTGCTGGTGGTCGAGGGCGACGCCTCGCAGCGCGACGGCATCACCCGCCTGGTGGGCGACGAGGACATCCAGGTGGTCGCCGCCGAACGGGGCGAGGAGGCCCTGGCGCGGCTGCGCGAAACCCAGTTCGACTGCATGATCATCGACCTCAAGCTGCCCGACATGCATGGCAACGAGCTGCTCAAGCGCATGGCCGCCGAAGACCTCGGCACCTTCCCGCCGGTGATCGTCTACAGCTCGCGCAACCTCACCCGCGACGAGGAGGAGGACCTGCTCAAGCATTCGCGCTCGATCATCATCAAGGGCGCGCGCTCGCCCGAGCGCCTGCTGGACGAGGTCACGCTGTTCCTGCACAAGGTCGAATCATCGCTTTCCAGCGAACGCCAACGGATGCTGCAGACCGCGCGCAACCGCGACAAGGTGTTCGAGAAGCGTAAGGTGCTGGTGGTGGACGACGACGTGCGCAACATCTTCGCCCTCATCAGCGCGCTGGACGAGAAGGGCACCCAGGTGGTCACCGCGCGCAATGGCCAGGAGGCCATCGACAAGCTCGAGGAGAACCCCGACATCGACCTGGTGCTGATGGACGTGATGATGCCGGTGATGGACGGCTACGAGGCCACCCGGCGCATCCGCCAGGAGCCGCGCTGGGCCAGGCTGCCGATCATCGCGGTCACCGCCAAGGCGATGAAGGATGACCAGGAGCAGTGCATGAAGGCCGGCGCCAGCGACTACCTGGCCAAGCCCATCGACCTGGAGCGCCTGTTCTCGCTGATCCGCGTGTGGCTGCCGCAGCTGGAGCGCTTCTGA
- a CDS encoding TetR/AcrR family transcriptional regulator: MAIKENRRTGGRSARVQESIHAAVRALLEERDRADLTVPQIAARAGVTPSTIYRRWGDLSALLADVALERMLPGEPQDTGTLAGDLHAWAEQYLDEMSSELGRTLIRDVVSDLAGDYPGQCADLVRCQLQLILDRAAQRHDPAPSAEQLIDAVVAPMIYRILFAPEAPSAEQVRGWVDGCLPGS; the protein is encoded by the coding sequence ATGGCCATCAAAGAAAACCGCCGCACTGGCGGGCGCAGCGCCCGGGTGCAGGAGTCCATCCACGCGGCAGTGCGTGCACTGCTCGAGGAGCGCGACCGCGCCGACCTCACCGTCCCGCAGATCGCCGCCCGCGCGGGCGTCACGCCCTCCACCATCTACCGCCGCTGGGGCGATCTCTCCGCCCTGCTGGCCGACGTCGCCCTGGAGCGCATGCTCCCCGGCGAGCCCCAGGACACCGGCACCCTCGCCGGCGACCTGCACGCCTGGGCCGAGCAATACCTCGACGAGATGAGCTCCGAACTTGGCCGCACCCTGATCCGAGATGTCGTCTCCGACCTCGCCGGCGACTACCCCGGCCAATGCGCCGATCTCGTCCGCTGCCAGCTGCAACTCATCCTCGACCGCGCCGCCCAGCGCCACGACCCCGCCCCCAGCGCCGAACAACTGATCGACGCCGTGGTGGCCCCGATGATCTACCGCATCCTCTTCGCCCCCGAAGCGCCCAGCGCCGAGCAGGTGAGGGGATGGGTGGATGGCTGCCTGCCAGGTTCCTGA
- a CDS encoding MFS transporter yields the protein MAQSADTCLDQRHARSGIALLAATLLSFLAASSAPTPLYPVYQAQWSFSPAMLTLVFAIYAFSLLAALLTLGKLSDYLGRRPVILAALLLEMLAMALFIEADGVAWLLAARVMQGFATGMATSVLGAALLDRNPERGPLFNSVAPQLGMACGALGCGMLVEWAPWPLHLVYLVLLLVFAAQASLAWWLPESISRRPGAIASLRPTLKVPPQARGALWRTLPVNVAVWSLGGFYLSLAPSLIRAATGSNSALVGGLAVTALTLSGALSILWLRQHTAQQVLRIATALLLAGVGAMLVAVQAGWLWLFLVASLVAGGGFGSGFLGALRSVMPLAHAHERAGLMATYYVISYLAFCVPALLAGVSARHFGLVATATGFALVLIGLILVALRGVWRAERT from the coding sequence ATGGCCCAGTCCGCCGACACCTGCCTCGACCAACGCCACGCCCGCAGCGGCATCGCCTTGCTGGCCGCCACCCTGCTGAGCTTCCTGGCCGCCTCCAGTGCGCCCACGCCGCTGTATCCGGTCTATCAGGCACAGTGGAGCTTCAGCCCGGCGATGCTGACACTGGTGTTCGCCATCTATGCCTTCAGCCTGCTGGCCGCGCTGCTCACCCTGGGCAAGCTGTCGGACTACCTGGGCCGGCGGCCGGTGATCCTCGCCGCCCTGTTGCTGGAGATGCTGGCGATGGCGCTGTTCATCGAGGCCGATGGCGTCGCCTGGCTGCTGGCGGCGCGGGTGATGCAGGGGTTCGCCACGGGGATGGCGACCAGCGTGCTGGGGGCGGCGCTGCTGGATCGCAACCCCGAGCGCGGACCGCTGTTCAACAGCGTGGCGCCGCAGCTAGGCATGGCGTGCGGCGCGCTGGGTTGCGGAATGCTGGTGGAGTGGGCGCCCTGGCCGTTGCACCTGGTCTACCTGGTCCTGCTGCTGGTGTTCGCCGCCCAGGCATCGCTGGCGTGGTGGCTGCCGGAATCCATCTCGCGCCGCCCGGGTGCCATCGCCTCGCTGCGTCCGACCCTGAAGGTACCGCCCCAGGCCCGTGGGGCGCTGTGGCGCACGCTGCCGGTGAATGTCGCGGTCTGGTCCCTGGGCGGCTTCTACCTGTCGCTTGCGCCCTCGCTGATCCGCGCGGCCACCGGCTCCAACTCGGCGCTGGTGGGCGGGCTGGCGGTGACGGCTCTGACATTGAGCGGCGCGCTGTCGATCCTGTGGTTGCGCCAGCACACGGCGCAGCAGGTGCTGCGCATCGCCACCGCCCTGCTTCTGGCAGGTGTGGGCGCCATGCTGGTGGCGGTGCAGGCCGGCTGGCTGTGGCTGTTCCTGGTGGCTTCGCTGGTGGCCGGTGGCGGCTTCGGTTCGGGCTTCCTCGGGGCACTGCGCAGCGTGATGCCGTTGGCTCATGCCCATGAGCGCGCCGGGCTGATGGCCACCTACTACGTGATCAGTTACCTGGCGTTCTGCGTACCGGCACTGCTGGCCGGGGTATCGGCGCGCCACTTCGGATTGGTGGCGACCGCCACGGGGTTCGCGCTGGTTCTGATCGGCCTGATCCTCGTCGCACTGCGGGGCGTGTGGCGGGCCGAGCGCACCTGA
- a CDS encoding thiolase family protein: MQSIVIAGFARSPFHFAKKGGLINIRPDDLAGQVVKGLVDRLDIDPSEIEDLILGCAYPEAEQGMNLARIVGFLSGLPQSVAGATVNRFCGSSMTAIHFAAGQIQLGAGEAFICGGVESMTRVPMGGFNISPNPRLASGEIQAYIPMGHTAEIVAERYAISRADQEAMAVQSHGKAADARLRGLLQDEIITIETPDGPVTEDGCIRPGTSAEALAQLKPAFGGSVTAGTASPLTDGAAAVFVCTEAFARRWKLDILARIKAVAVVGCAPEVMGMGPLHATRKLLQRSGLSVNDIDLFEINEAFASQALACIRELDIDIAKVNLDGGGMAIGHPLGATGARITGKAASLLKRTGGRYAVATQCIGGGQGVATLLESVE, translated from the coding sequence ATGCAATCCATCGTCATCGCCGGTTTCGCCCGTTCGCCCTTCCACTTCGCCAAGAAGGGCGGGCTGATCAACATCCGCCCGGACGACCTCGCCGGCCAGGTCGTCAAGGGCCTGGTGGACCGCCTGGACATCGACCCCAGCGAGATCGAGGACCTGATCCTCGGTTGCGCCTATCCCGAGGCCGAACAGGGCATGAACCTGGCGCGCATCGTCGGCTTCCTCTCCGGCCTGCCGCAGAGCGTGGCCGGGGCGACGGTGAACCGCTTCTGCGGCTCGTCGATGACCGCCATCCACTTCGCCGCCGGGCAGATCCAGCTCGGTGCCGGAGAGGCCTTCATCTGCGGCGGCGTGGAGTCCATGACCCGTGTGCCGATGGGCGGCTTCAACATCTCGCCCAACCCGCGCCTGGCCAGCGGCGAGATCCAGGCCTATATCCCCATGGGCCACACTGCCGAGATCGTCGCCGAGCGCTACGCCATCAGCCGCGCGGACCAGGAGGCGATGGCCGTGCAATCCCACGGGAAGGCGGCCGACGCGCGCCTGCGCGGCCTGCTGCAGGACGAGATCATCACCATCGAGACACCGGACGGCCCGGTCACCGAGGACGGCTGCATCCGCCCCGGCACCAGCGCCGAGGCACTGGCCCAGTTGAAGCCGGCCTTCGGCGGCAGCGTGACCGCCGGCACCGCCTCGCCGCTGACCGACGGCGCGGCGGCGGTGTTCGTCTGCACCGAGGCATTCGCCCGGCGCTGGAAGCTGGACATCCTCGCCCGCATCAAGGCGGTCGCGGTGGTCGGCTGCGCGCCGGAAGTGATGGGCATGGGCCCCCTGCACGCCACCCGCAAGCTGCTGCAACGCAGCGGCCTGTCGGTGAACGACATCGACCTGTTCGAGATCAACGAAGCCTTCGCCAGCCAGGCGCTGGCCTGCATCCGCGAACTGGACATCGACATCGCCAAGGTCAACCTGGACGGCGGCGGCATGGCCATCGGGCACCCGCTGGGCGCCACCGGCGCGCGCATCACCGGCAAGGCGGCCTCGCTGCTCAAGCGCACGGGGGGCCGCTATGCCGTCGCCACCCAGTGCATCGGTGGCGGCCAGGGCGTGGCCACCCTGCTGGAAAGCGTCGAGTGA
- a CDS encoding TetR/AcrR family transcriptional regulator, producing MRYSEDHKAETHKRIIAEASRRFRADGIDATGLQPLMKALGLTHGGFYAHFKSKDALVQEALRAAANDASGQWAKVLAKPEPLKTLFKRYLSPEHRDNPDAGCPLPTMSSELGQRGQASPISDEVVGNLLRMIEKETGDPQEAMAMVATMVGALSLSRSVADEALSKRILEDACSNLTARLEEKKGGKA from the coding sequence ATGCGCTACTCGGAAGACCACAAGGCCGAAACCCACAAACGCATCATCGCCGAAGCGTCCCGCCGCTTCCGTGCGGACGGCATCGACGCCACCGGCCTGCAGCCGCTGATGAAGGCATTGGGCCTGACCCACGGCGGCTTCTACGCCCACTTCAAGTCCAAGGATGCGCTGGTACAGGAGGCCCTGCGCGCCGCGGCCAATGACGCCAGCGGCCAGTGGGCCAAGGTGCTCGCCAAGCCGGAGCCGCTCAAGACCCTGTTCAAGCGCTACCTCTCGCCGGAACACCGCGACAACCCGGACGCCGGCTGCCCGTTGCCGACCATGTCCTCGGAGCTGGGCCAGCGCGGCCAGGCCAGCCCCATCAGCGACGAGGTGGTGGGCAACCTGCTGAGGATGATCGAGAAGGAAACGGGCGACCCGCAGGAAGCGATGGCGATGGTCGCCACCATGGTCGGCGCGCTGAGCCTGTCCCGCAGCGTGGCGGACGAGGCCCTGTCCAAGCGCATTCTCGAGGATGCCTGCAGCAACCTGACCGCACGCCTGGAAGAGAAGAAAGGCGGCAAGGCCTGA
- the fabF gene encoding beta-ketoacyl-ACP synthase II, with the protein MNSQRIVVTGMGLVSPLGCGVETAWQRLLAGRSGLRALPEDTVRDLATKVGGSVPTREEDPEGGFDPDSAAAPKEQKKMDRFILFALAAADEALQQAGWVADSDEKKARTATVIGSGIGGFGAIADAVRTTDSRGPRRLSPFTIPSFLVNLAAGHVSIRHGFQGPIGAPVTACAASVQAIGDAARMIRSGEVDIALCGGAEASIDRVALAGFAAARALSTDFNEHPEQASRPFDSRRDGFVMGEGAGMLVIESLDHALARGATPIAELVGYGTSADAYHLTAGPEDGSGAQRAMRTAIAQAGIEPRQIQHLNAHATSTPVGDKGELAAIKAVFGEEGGIAVSATKSATGHLLGAAGGLEAIFTVLAIRDQVAPPTLNLEQPDEDAAGVDIVHGAARPMTINYALSNGFGFGGVNACALFRRWMG; encoded by the coding sequence ATGAACTCGCAACGAATCGTCGTCACCGGCATGGGGCTGGTCTCGCCCCTGGGCTGCGGCGTGGAAACCGCCTGGCAGCGCCTGCTGGCGGGTCGCTCGGGCCTGCGTGCCCTGCCCGAAGACACCGTGCGGGATCTTGCGACCAAGGTCGGCGGCAGCGTACCGACGCGGGAAGAAGACCCCGAGGGTGGCTTCGATCCCGACAGTGCGGCGGCACCGAAGGAGCAGAAGAAGATGGACCGCTTCATCCTCTTCGCCCTGGCCGCCGCCGATGAAGCCCTGCAGCAAGCCGGCTGGGTCGCCGACAGCGACGAGAAGAAGGCCCGTACCGCCACGGTGATCGGCTCCGGCATCGGCGGCTTCGGTGCCATCGCCGACGCCGTGCGCACCACCGATAGCCGGGGCCCGCGACGCCTGTCGCCTTTCACCATTCCCTCCTTCCTGGTCAACCTGGCCGCCGGGCACGTCAGCATCCGCCATGGTTTCCAGGGCCCCATCGGCGCCCCGGTGACCGCCTGCGCCGCGAGCGTGCAGGCCATCGGCGATGCGGCGCGGATGATCCGCTCCGGCGAGGTGGACATCGCCCTGTGCGGCGGCGCCGAGGCTTCGATCGACCGCGTGGCGCTGGCCGGCTTCGCGGCGGCCCGGGCGCTGTCCACCGATTTCAACGAACACCCGGAACAGGCATCCCGGCCCTTCGACAGCCGTCGCGATGGCTTCGTCATGGGGGAGGGCGCCGGCATGCTGGTGATCGAATCACTCGACCATGCCCTGGCACGCGGCGCCACGCCCATCGCCGAGCTGGTGGGCTATGGCACCAGTGCCGACGCCTACCACCTCACGGCGGGGCCGGAGGACGGCAGCGGCGCCCAGCGTGCCATGCGCACCGCCATCGCCCAGGCCGGCATCGAGCCGCGGCAGATCCAGCACCTCAATGCCCATGCCACCTCCACCCCGGTGGGCGACAAAGGCGAGCTGGCGGCGATCAAGGCGGTGTTCGGCGAGGAGGGTGGGATCGCGGTTTCCGCCACCAAGTCCGCCACCGGGCACCTGCTTGGCGCCGCCGGCGGGCTGGAGGCGATCTTCACCGTACTGGCCATCCGCGACCAGGTGGCGCCGCCCACCCTGAACCTCGAACAACCGGACGAAGACGCCGCCGGCGTGGACATCGTCCATGGCGCGGCGCGGCCGATGACCATCAACTACGCGCTGTCGAACGGCTTCGGTTTCGGCGGGGTGAATGCCTGCGCGCTGTTCCGGCGCTGGATGGGCTGA
- a CDS encoding PaaI family thioesterase, whose amino-acid sequence MSESSREEKLQAWLEAERAMWARLKPGTLSMSEVVQLSPREFFDGIGRGDLPSPPIGELMGFVPIEWSEERFVFQGVPDARHYNPLGTVHGGYAATLLDSCMGCAIHMHVKPGQGYTTTDLRISYVRAMTVDTGPVRAEGRIIHVGRSTALAEGRIYDVDGKLYATGSTTCLILGGK is encoded by the coding sequence ATGAGCGAATCGAGCCGAGAAGAGAAGCTGCAGGCCTGGCTGGAGGCCGAGCGCGCCATGTGGGCGCGGCTGAAGCCCGGCACCCTGAGCATGTCCGAGGTGGTGCAACTGAGCCCGCGCGAATTTTTCGACGGCATCGGTCGGGGCGACCTGCCCTCGCCACCGATAGGTGAACTGATGGGCTTCGTGCCCATCGAATGGTCGGAGGAGCGCTTCGTGTTCCAGGGCGTTCCGGATGCCCGTCACTACAATCCGCTGGGCACCGTGCATGGCGGCTATGCGGCGACCCTGCTGGACTCCTGCATGGGCTGCGCCATCCATATGCACGTCAAGCCGGGGCAGGGCTACACCACCACCGACCTGCGCATCAGCTACGTGCGGGCCATGACCGTGGACACCGGGCCGGTGAGGGCGGAAGGGCGCATCATCCACGTGGGCCGCTCGACCGCACTGGCCGAGGGCCGCATCTATGACGTGGACGGGAAGCTCTACGCCACCGGCTCCACGACCTGCTTGATACTTGGAGGGAAATGA
- a CDS encoding acyl-CoA dehydrogenase family protein, with protein MSACQEYFDPSHQLVRDSVRRFVEREILPHIGDWEEAEEFPRELYLKAGAAGILGIGYPEQYGGSHEGDLFAKVAASEELMRSGSGGLVAGLGSLDIGLPPLIKWGRPELRERIAPQVLAGEKIMALAITEPSGGSDVANLKTRAVREGDFYRVNGSKTFITSGVRADYYTVAVRTGGDGFGGVSLLLIEKGTPGFSVGRKLKKMGWWASDTAELFFEDCRVPAANLIGVENMGFACIMANFQSERLALAIMANMTAQLALEESLAWAREREAFGKPIGKFQVLKHRLAEMATQVEVSREFTYRQAAKMAAGKSVIKEISMAKNFATDIADRLTYDAVQMLGGMGYMRESLVERLYRDNRILSIGGGSREIMNEIIGKQMGL; from the coding sequence ATGTCCGCTTGCCAGGAATACTTCGATCCATCCCATCAACTGGTGCGCGACTCGGTGCGCCGCTTCGTCGAGCGGGAGATCCTCCCGCATATCGGCGACTGGGAGGAGGCCGAGGAATTCCCCCGCGAGCTCTACCTCAAGGCCGGCGCTGCCGGCATCCTCGGCATCGGCTACCCCGAGCAGTACGGCGGCAGCCACGAGGGCGACCTGTTCGCCAAGGTGGCGGCCAGCGAAGAGCTGATGCGCAGCGGTTCCGGCGGCCTGGTGGCCGGGCTGGGCTCCCTGGATATAGGCCTGCCCCCGCTGATCAAGTGGGGCCGCCCGGAACTGCGCGAGCGCATCGCGCCCCAGGTGCTGGCCGGCGAGAAGATCATGGCCCTGGCCATCACCGAGCCGTCCGGCGGTTCGGATGTGGCCAACCTGAAGACCCGTGCCGTGCGCGAGGGGGATTTCTACCGGGTTAACGGCAGCAAGACCTTCATCACCAGCGGCGTGCGCGCCGACTACTACACCGTGGCGGTACGCACCGGCGGCGACGGCTTCGGCGGCGTCAGCCTGCTGCTGATCGAGAAGGGCACCCCCGGCTTCAGCGTGGGCCGCAAGCTGAAGAAGATGGGCTGGTGGGCCTCCGACACTGCCGAACTGTTCTTCGAGGACTGCCGGGTGCCGGCGGCCAACCTGATCGGTGTCGAGAACATGGGCTTCGCCTGCATCATGGCCAACTTCCAGTCCGAGCGCCTCGCCCTGGCCATCATGGCCAACATGACGGCGCAACTGGCACTGGAGGAGTCCCTGGCCTGGGCGCGGGAGCGCGAGGCCTTCGGCAAGCCCATCGGCAAGTTCCAGGTGCTCAAGCACCGCCTGGCCGAGATGGCCACGCAAGTGGAGGTGTCCCGCGAGTTCACCTACCGCCAGGCGGCGAAGATGGCCGCCGGCAAGAGCGTGATCAAGGAAATCTCCATGGCCAAGAACTTCGCCACCGACATCGCCGATCGCCTCACCTACGACGCCGTGCAGATGCTCGGCGGCATGGGCTACATGCGCGAGAGCCTGGTGGAGCGCCTGTACCGTGACAACCGCATTCTCTCCATTGGCGGTGGCTCGCGGGAGATCATGAACGAGATCATCGGCAAGCAGATGGGGCTCTGA
- the ftrA gene encoding transcriptional regulator FtrA, with protein MNDDPGLVAILAYDGLCTFEFGIAVEVFGLPRPEFDFPWYRHCIVGLDDGPMRAMGGIQVLADAGLERLAEARTIVIPGWRDRAEAPPERLLAALRAAHARGARLVSICSGVFVLAASGLLDGQRATTHWRYAEELARRFPAIEVDPEVLYVDAGQLISSAGSAAGIDACLHLVARDFGTQVANTVARRLVMSPQRAGGQAQFIPAPVARAPRNDLSALMQWARQHLHEPLEVSQLARRVAMSERTFLRRFSEATGMTPKAWLQHERLARARELLEGGVDGSERIAELCGFRSVESFRVAFRNAVGLPPSAYRERFGAAHTS; from the coding sequence ATGAACGACGACCCCGGCCTGGTGGCCATCCTCGCCTACGACGGCCTCTGCACCTTCGAATTCGGCATCGCCGTGGAGGTCTTCGGCCTGCCCCGGCCCGAGTTCGATTTTCCCTGGTACCGCCACTGCATCGTCGGCCTGGACGACGGCCCCATGCGCGCCATGGGCGGCATCCAGGTGCTGGCCGATGCTGGCTTGGAGCGCCTGGCCGAGGCTCGGACCATCGTCATTCCCGGCTGGCGTGACCGCGCCGAGGCGCCCCCGGAGCGGCTGCTGGCAGCCTTGCGTGCCGCCCACGCCCGTGGGGCGCGGCTGGTGTCCATCTGCTCCGGCGTCTTCGTCCTCGCCGCCAGCGGCCTGCTGGACGGCCAGCGCGCCACCACCCACTGGCGCTATGCCGAGGAGCTGGCGCGGCGCTTTCCCGCCATCGAGGTGGACCCCGAGGTGCTCTATGTCGATGCCGGCCAACTGATCAGCTCGGCGGGCAGCGCCGCTGGCATCGACGCCTGCCTGCACCTGGTGGCGCGGGATTTCGGCACCCAGGTGGCCAACACCGTGGCGCGACGCCTGGTGATGTCGCCCCAGCGTGCCGGCGGCCAGGCGCAATTCATTCCCGCCCCGGTGGCCCGTGCTCCGCGTAACGATCTTTCGGCGCTGATGCAGTGGGCCCGGCAGCACCTGCACGAGCCCTTGGAAGTGAGCCAGCTGGCTCGCCGCGTGGCCATGAGCGAGCGCACCTTCCTGCGTCGCTTCAGCGAGGCCACCGGCATGACGCCCAAGGCCTGGTTGCAGCACGAACGCCTGGCCCGTGCCCGCGAGCTGCTGGAGGGCGGCGTCGACGGCAGCGAGCGCATTGCCGAGCTGTGCGGCTTCCGTTCGGTGGAAAGCTTTCGCGTGGCCTTTCGCAACGCCGTCGGGCTCCCGCCTTCGGCCTATCGGGAGCGCTTCGGAGCGGCGCATACGTCCTGA